A portion of the Clupea harengus chromosome 18, Ch_v2.0.2, whole genome shotgun sequence genome contains these proteins:
- the trmt10b gene encoding tRNA methyltransferase 10 homolog B isoform X4, which produces METSFSKNKELKAKDCALGDIFELLQIDVDLEPTSANGVDMNCSRNVLRKHRNWEKRLDAKKTKRKEEKQRRKQSQTVEKDTLRLSKRVIKAITRERLAEARLSGPRLCVDLSMADCMSRKVCFLFFLDNNFEFILMELSRLAGQIRRLYGSNRNALRPFHLYLTEFRLDSRLYTECVRMNDGFHEYAMEMTEQSWLHLFPVEDVVYLTPDAEQALENVDDETVYILGGLVDESIQKPARRLSPLFFNTGGQEGSQETKLWVGRGRGGGRGGEEEQEEENCVQDHHHDRLRR; this is translated from the exons ATGGAGACAAGTTTTTCCAAAAACAAAGAATTGAAGGCTAAAGACTGTGCCCTCGGCGACATTTTTGAGCTGCTGCAAATTGATGTGGACTTGGAACCGACCTCGGCCAATGGAGTGGACATGAATTGTTCT AGAAACGTTTTGCGAAAGCATCGAAATTGGGAAAAGAGGCTGGATGCAAAAAAGacgaagagaaaagaagaaaagcaaagaaGAAAACAGAGTCAGACTGTGGAGAAAG ACACTTTGCGGCTCAGCAAACGAGTTATCAAGGCGATCACCAGAGAACGCTTGGCAGAAGCCAGATTATCAGGACCGAGGCTGTGCGTGGACCTCAGTATGGCTGATTGCATGTCCCGCAAG gtgtgttttttattttttttagataacaactttgaattcattttgatg GAGCTGAGTCGATTGGCGGGGCAAATCCGCAGGCTTTACGGAAGCAACCGGAATGCCCTGCGTCCATTTCACCTGTACCTGACAGAGTTCCGCCTGGACAGCCGGCTGTACACTGAATGCGTGCGAATGAACGACGGCTTCCATGAGTATGCG ATGGAGATGACAGAGCAGAGTTGGCTGCATTTGTTTCCAGTGGAGGACGTGGTTTATTTGACCCCAGATGCAGAGCAAG CCCTGGAGAATGTGGATGATGAAACAGTCTACATCCTTGGAGGTCTGGTGGATGAGAGCATACAGAAG CCAGCACGTAGGCTCTCTCCCTTGTTTTTCAACACGGGAGGTCAGGAAGGGTCACAGGAAACCAAACTGTGGgtaggaagaggaagaggaggaggaagaggaggagaggaagagcaggaggaagagaacTGTGTGCAAGACCACCACCACGACCGCCTGAG
- the cxcl19 gene encoding C-X-C motif chemokine 19: protein MNGLLLLMWTGTLIIATSGMQPLGRGYNSHCLCLGFESRVIPQERLRSVEILPRGPHCKSAEIVAHLVTGEKICLNPRAVWVRKLVRYMMEKEAQQQRA, encoded by the exons ATGAACGGTCTCCTGCTTCTCATGTGGACTGGAACTTTGATCATTGCCACCAGTG GCATGCAGCCCCTGGGAAGGGGCTACAATAGCCACTGTCTCTGCCTCGGGTTCGAGTCCCGGGTCATCCCGCAGGAGAGGCTGCGGAGTGTGGAGATTCTTCCCCGAGGCCCACACTGCAAGAGCGCCGAGATCGT CGCGCATCTGGTGACCGGTGAGAAGATCTGCCTCAACCCCAGGGCAGTATGGGTCAGGAAGCTCGTCCGCTACATGATGGAGAAGGAGGCGCAGCAGCAGCGGGCTTGA
- the trmt10b gene encoding tRNA methyltransferase 10 homolog B isoform X3 — translation METSFSKNKELKAKDCALGDIFELLQIDVDLEPTSANGVDMNCSRNVLRKHRNWEKRLDAKKTKRKEEKQRRKQSQTVEKDTLRLSKRVIKAITRERLAEARLSGPRLCVDLSMADCMSRKVCFLFFLDNNFEFILMELSRLAGQIRRLYGSNRNALRPFHLYLTEFRLDSRLYTECVRMNDGFHEYAMEMTEQSWLHLFPVEDVVYLTPDAEQALENVDDETVYILGGLVDESIQKPARRLSPLFFNTGGQEGSQETKLWVGRGRGGGRGGEEEQEEENCVQDHHHDRLRFGTVPPYALFGS, via the exons ATGGAGACAAGTTTTTCCAAAAACAAAGAATTGAAGGCTAAAGACTGTGCCCTCGGCGACATTTTTGAGCTGCTGCAAATTGATGTGGACTTGGAACCGACCTCGGCCAATGGAGTGGACATGAATTGTTCT AGAAACGTTTTGCGAAAGCATCGAAATTGGGAAAAGAGGCTGGATGCAAAAAAGacgaagagaaaagaagaaaagcaaagaaGAAAACAGAGTCAGACTGTGGAGAAAG ACACTTTGCGGCTCAGCAAACGAGTTATCAAGGCGATCACCAGAGAACGCTTGGCAGAAGCCAGATTATCAGGACCGAGGCTGTGCGTGGACCTCAGTATGGCTGATTGCATGTCCCGCAAG gtgtgttttttattttttttagataacaactttgaattcattttgatg GAGCTGAGTCGATTGGCGGGGCAAATCCGCAGGCTTTACGGAAGCAACCGGAATGCCCTGCGTCCATTTCACCTGTACCTGACAGAGTTCCGCCTGGACAGCCGGCTGTACACTGAATGCGTGCGAATGAACGACGGCTTCCATGAGTATGCG ATGGAGATGACAGAGCAGAGTTGGCTGCATTTGTTTCCAGTGGAGGACGTGGTTTATTTGACCCCAGATGCAGAGCAAG CCCTGGAGAATGTGGATGATGAAACAGTCTACATCCTTGGAGGTCTGGTGGATGAGAGCATACAGAAG CCAGCACGTAGGCTCTCTCCCTTGTTTTTCAACACGGGAGGTCAGGAAGGGTCACAGGAAACCAAACTGTGGgtaggaagaggaagaggaggaggaagaggaggagaggaagagcaggaggaagagaacTGTGTGCAAGACCACCACCACGACCGCCTGAGGTTTGGCACCGTGCCTCCATATGCTCTTTTTGGGAGTTAA